From one Plasmodium yoelii strain 17X genome assembly, chromosome: 12 genomic stretch:
- a CDS encoding PIR protein yields the protein MDTEVCEKFDNLWYKFPDELDSDKNYKFQTENFLDNYCFNYECTSDYGKINAGFFYLFNGLFGLSGLFNPRETSNINVVEYIMIWLCYMLNLKSTQDDSFTNLNNFYKTNIENHEKYNSFIDLINNKKKLMNISSDKVSKLYKLFKILCEMYTKIDDDNKKCNNYLKDANKFVDEYQKLLNDKDTDNGNNSYNQLLCTLSTDYDNLKSKCSDSSSFPEIKTPKNCVKRSEHSSQLISAQNSEAIAQSPSITNKLFIVLSIFGAIAFFLGISYKYSLFGFRKQFQKQKLRGKLKNIKKRMNH from the exons ATGGATACGgaagtg TGTGAAAAGTTCGATAATTTATGGTATAAATTTCCTGATGAATTGGACagtgataaaaattataaatttcaaACAGAAAACTTCTTAGATAATTATTGTTTTAATTATGAATGTACTAGCGATTACGGaaaaattaatgctggatttttttatttgtttaatgGACTCTTTGGGCTTTCTGGTTTGTTTAATCCTCGCGAAACAAGTAACATCAATGTTGTTgaatacattatgatatggttatGTTATATGTTAAATCTGAAGAGTACTCAAGATGACAGCTTCACCAatctaaataatttttataaaacaaatatagaAAATCACGAAAAGTATAATAGTTTCATTGatcttataaataataaaaaaaaattgatgaaTATTTCTAGTGATAAAGTGTCTAAACTTTATaagttatttaaaattttatgtgAAATGTATACTAAAATTGATGATGacaataaaaaatgcaaTAACTATTTGAAAGATGCTAATAAATTTGTTGATGAATATCAAAAACTCCTTAATGATAAAGATACTGATAATGGAAACAATTCATATAATCAACTATTGTGTACtttatcaactgattatgataatttaaaaagtaAATGTAGCGATAGTTCATCCTTTCCAGAGATAAAAACACCAAAAAATTGTGTAAAAAGATCCGAACATAGTTCTCAACTAATTTCTGCACAAAATTCTGAAGCTATAGCACAAAGTCCGTCGAtaacaaacaaattatttatagttttatcgatatttggtgcaatagcattttttttaggaatttcttataag tattcgttatttggatttcggaaacaatttcaaaaacaaaaattaagaggaaaattaaaaaatataaagaagagaatgaatcattaa
- a CDS encoding PIR protein, producing MLSDRVCGEFESIWRFFSDDLTESREYDFKSSMLKNYCPIPGNCNNDIDKINAGCLWLFNQFYGNSNNFSIYANGNMNIVVYFMTWLGYKLNQKPQSGVNKFNDFYSKHMKDVKEYTNNINDVTGYTSYIDLINKKENLMDIDIEFMSKFYDLFKNLCKMYNDFSKTSNNRKKYIEYAEEFVKNYKDLNEDSNNVEGSSYNQILTTLSNDYNYFRDSYVHSNIRNTLPELIKEKTPHVSVSNTKETQIHEPSGEIPESRSETDISSSKDKVSDFDSESPSSSILNKLISIPFIFVATLILLGIAYKYSLFGFRKRSQKHLREKLKK from the exons ATGCTAAGTGATAGAGTG TGTGGAGAGTTTGAAAGTATATGGAGGTTTTTTTCCGATGATTTAACTGAATCTAGAGAATATGATTTTAAGTCGTCAATGCTTAAGAATTACTGCCCTATACCTGGAAACTGCAATAACGATATCGATAAGATTAATGCTGGGTGTTTATGGTTATTTAATCAATTTTAtgggaatagtaataatttttcGATTTATGCTAATGGAAATATGAATATTGTTGTATACTTTATGACGTGGTTAGGCTATAAGTTAAATCAAAAACCACAAAGTGGAGTCAACAAGTTTAACGACTTTTATAGTAAACATATGAAAGATGTCAAGGAGTAtacgaataatataaatgatgtTACGGGGTATACAAGTTATATTgatcttataaataaaaaagaaaatttgaTGGATATTGATATTGAGTttatgtctaaattttatgatttatttaaaaatttgtgtaaaatgtataatgATTTTTCAAAGACGAGCAATAATAGGAAAAAGTATATAGAATATGCTGaagaatttgttaaaaattataaggatCTTAATGAAGATTCTAACAATGTTGAAGGAAGTTCATATAATCAAATATTGActacattatcaaatgattataattattttagaGATAGTTATGTTCATTCTAATATAAGAAATACACTTCCAGAACTTATAAAGGAAAAAACACCACATGTTTCTGTATCAAATACTAAAGAAACACAAATTCATGAACCGTCGGGTGAAATACCAGAATCAAGATCTGAAACTGATATATCTAGTTCGAAAGATAAAGTATCAGATTTTGATTCAGAATCACCAAGTTCATcgatattaaataaattaatttcaattccatttatatttgttgcaacactaattttattaggaattgcatataag tattcgttattcggatttcggaaacgatctcaaaaacatttaagagaaaagctaaaaaaataa
- a CDS encoding PIR protein has translation MSSNVCDVINVIDNYLYNGSNTPGKYNFNAMFKANCPNQNSDSNEQILSCAFITLLTLFKNIVDKEHLKNDKLAEYAILWLSHKLNQKIHKNININNLNDFFVQYINENDKYNEDINDAGDYKSYKELINKKNDFMNMDIKDMSNFYDAFKSLCNMYSELNEKNSQCKKCLENAGEFFEKFGKLNNVYGITEGTSYSQLLSSLSNDYAIFESKYSSVRCRNVLSLIACPRSSVTKNTLITITIIFVAASILLGVSYKYSLFGFRKRAQKQYLREKIKNIKKKMNN, from the exons atgtctTCTAATGTG tGTGATGTAATTAATGTGATCGATAATTACCTTTACAATGGTTCGAATACCCcaggaaaatataattttaatgctATGTTCAAAGCTAATTGTCCTAATCAAAACTCTGATAGTAATGAACAAATACTTAGCTGTGCTTTTATAACATTGCTAACTTTATTTAAGAATATTGTTGATAAGGAACATTTAAAGAATGATAAACTTGCTGAATAcgctattttatggttaagtCACAAATTAAATCAAAAGATACATAAAAACATCAACATCAAcaatttaaatgatttttttgttcaatatataaatgaaaatgataagtATAATGAGGATATAAATGATGCTGGTGATTATAAGAGTTATAAGGAacttataaacaaaaaaaatgattttatgaatatggatattaaagatatgtctaatttttatgatgcatttaaatcattatgtaacatgtatagtgaacttaatgaaaaaaattcccaatgcaaaaaatgtttagaaaatgctggagaattttttgaaaaatttggAAAACTTAATAATGTTTATGGTATTACTGAAGGAACTTCTTATTCTCAACTATTGTCtagtttatcaaatgattatgcAATTTTTGAAAGTAAATATAGTAGTGTTAGGTGTAGAAATGTTTTATCACTTATAGCCTGTCCACGAAGTTcagtaacaaaaaatacactaattacaattacaattatatttgttgcagcttcaattttattgggagtttcttataag tattcgttatttggatttcggaaacgagctcaaaaacaatatttaagagaaaaaataaaaaatataaagaagaaaatgaataattaa